The following proteins are encoded in a genomic region of Xanthomonas citri pv. mangiferaeindicae:
- a CDS encoding DNA-binding response regulator yields the protein MPAKPESAASMPARILVVDDEPQIRRFLDISLRAQGYRVALAEDGARALTLLAEGGADLVVLDIGLPDIDGHAVLREIRSWSQVPVVMLSVRNDEGGKVAALDAGANDYVTKPFGTAELMARIRMLLRQQAQGPNEAPVFDDGHLHLDLARREVRLDGAPLALSRKEYALLSMLLRNAGRVLTQPQLLREIWGPSHTEDAHYVRILVGKLRARLGDDAAAPRYIATEPGVGLRFIALDDGAADDGSERRGA from the coding sequence ATGCCGGCGAAGCCTGAGTCTGCTGCGTCGATGCCGGCGCGCATCTTGGTCGTCGACGACGAACCGCAGATCCGGCGGTTCCTGGACATCAGCCTGCGCGCGCAGGGCTACCGCGTCGCGCTTGCCGAGGACGGCGCACGGGCGCTGACACTGCTGGCCGAAGGCGGCGCCGACCTCGTGGTGCTCGACATCGGACTGCCCGACATCGACGGGCACGCGGTGCTGCGCGAGATCCGCAGTTGGTCGCAGGTGCCGGTGGTGATGCTGTCGGTACGCAACGACGAGGGCGGCAAGGTCGCCGCGCTCGATGCGGGCGCGAACGACTACGTGACCAAACCGTTCGGCACGGCCGAACTGATGGCGCGGATCCGCATGCTGCTGCGCCAGCAGGCGCAGGGCCCGAATGAGGCGCCGGTGTTCGATGATGGCCACCTGCACCTCGACCTGGCGCGCCGCGAGGTGCGCTTGGACGGCGCGCCGCTGGCGCTGTCGCGCAAGGAGTACGCCTTGCTGTCGATGCTGCTGCGCAATGCCGGCCGCGTGTTGACCCAGCCGCAGTTGCTGCGCGAGATCTGGGGGCCCAGCCACACCGAGGACGCGCATTACGTGCGCATCCTGGTCGGCAAGTTGCGCGCCAGGCTCGGCGACGACGCCGCCGCGCCGCGCTACATCGCGACCGAGCCGGGCGTGGGACTGCGCTTCATCGCTCTGGACGACGGCGCGGCCGACGACGGGAGCGAGCGGCGCGGCGCATAG
- a CDS encoding NAD(P)H-quinone oxidoreductase translates to MQPSTMTAIAIRDGKGEADALHPVELPMPVPAEGQVLIRVRAAGVNRPDIVQRLGSYPPPPGAPETLGLEVAGEIVHGAGRWRPGDRVCALLGGGGYATHALADARHVLPIPDGLDWVHAAALPETVFTVYANVFEHGALQAGEWLLVHGATSGIGVAAIQMARAAGAHVLACSRGAEKAAQARALGAEVSVDTRTEDFAEVARAHGGVDVALDMVGAPTFEATLRALNRGGRIVYIAALGGAVLEVPVMRLMQKQAVLTGSTLRPRSADEKARLAEAVERRVWPWIAEGRVRAVVDRTFPLAEAAAAHAYLEAGVHVGKVVLEVA, encoded by the coding sequence ATGCAGCCATCGACCATGACCGCCATCGCCATCCGCGACGGCAAAGGCGAGGCGGATGCGCTGCATCCGGTTGAACTGCCGATGCCTGTGCCGGCGGAGGGACAGGTGCTGATCCGGGTGCGAGCGGCGGGCGTCAACCGGCCGGATATCGTGCAGCGCCTCGGCAGCTACCCGCCGCCGCCCGGCGCGCCGGAGACGCTCGGCCTGGAGGTGGCGGGCGAGATCGTGCATGGCGCAGGTCGATGGCGCCCGGGCGACCGGGTCTGTGCGCTGCTGGGCGGTGGCGGCTATGCGACCCACGCGTTGGCCGACGCCCGTCACGTGTTGCCGATACCGGACGGGCTGGACTGGGTCCACGCCGCCGCGCTGCCGGAGACCGTGTTCACGGTCTACGCCAACGTGTTCGAACATGGCGCCCTGCAGGCCGGCGAATGGCTGCTGGTGCATGGCGCGACTTCGGGCATCGGCGTGGCGGCGATCCAGATGGCGCGCGCGGCCGGGGCGCATGTGCTGGCGTGCAGCCGGGGCGCGGAGAAGGCCGCGCAGGCGCGCGCACTGGGCGCAGAGGTGTCGGTCGATACGCGAACCGAGGATTTCGCGGAGGTCGCGCGCGCGCACGGCGGCGTCGACGTCGCGCTGGATATGGTCGGCGCGCCGACGTTCGAGGCCACGCTGCGCGCGCTCAACCGTGGTGGGCGCATCGTCTACATCGCCGCGCTGGGCGGCGCGGTGCTGGAGGTTCCGGTGATGCGGCTGATGCAGAAGCAGGCCGTTCTCACCGGCTCGACCTTGCGGCCGCGCAGCGCCGATGAGAAGGCACGTCTGGCCGAAGCGGTCGAACGGAGGGTGTGGCCGTGGATCGCCGAGGGGCGGGTCCGCGCGGTCGTCGACCGCACGTTCCCGTTGGCCGAGGCCGCGGCCGCACACGCCTACCTCGAGGCCGGCGTGCATGTTGGAAAGGTGGTGCTCGAGGTCGCGTAG
- a CDS encoding potassium-transporting ATPase subunit KdpA yields the protein MIELLVPLALAAALAWPLGRYLAMVMRGGPAPGDRVFARLERPLYRLLGVDPTVGMGWKAYAGAFLASNIMLLIVATAVFMGQAWLPLNPNGAPNMRWDLALHTAMSFLTNTNQQHYAGQAQLSHLAQMTAIVGLQVATPMMGLALVVATLRGLFGGRAALQAGADMHVAADVVMPSAGNGRRPATARVDVGNYWADVVRPTVRVMLPLCLLWSLLLTAQGVPSTLAGGPEATPLDTSAEVTGQKIPLGPVAAMVAAKQLGSNGGGWYGPNSAAPLENPTPLSNLLELLAIVLLPMSVVAMVGTFTGRRRFAALVFGCMLTMSLLSGAAALWAERHGPAPVAAALMEGKEVRFGVDASTAWAALTTQVNNGSVNLMLDSAAPLTGLVAMGNMLVNAIWGGIGCGLQQFLVYLLLAVFVAGLMTGRTPELFGRKIEAPEVRLLAVLVLLQPVVLLGLTAATLAMPSLAGTSNPGAHAIGQVFYEYASAFANNGSGFEGLADASMWWNLTTTVALALGRYPALVLPLIIAALLAAKRAAPESAGTLRIETPTFAMTLLAIVAVLTLLQFMPVLVLGPVAEHLALASAHVGT from the coding sequence ATGATCGAACTTCTCGTCCCCCTTGCTCTGGCTGCCGCGCTGGCGTGGCCGCTTGGGCGCTATCTCGCGATGGTGATGCGCGGCGGGCCGGCGCCGGGCGATCGCGTGTTCGCACGTCTGGAGCGGCCGCTGTACCGCTTGCTCGGCGTCGACCCGACTGTCGGCATGGGGTGGAAGGCGTACGCAGGCGCATTCCTTGCCAGCAACATCATGTTGCTCATCGTGGCGACCGCAGTGTTCATGGGGCAGGCCTGGCTGCCGCTCAATCCCAACGGGGCGCCGAACATGCGCTGGGACCTGGCATTGCACACGGCGATGTCGTTCCTGACCAACACCAATCAGCAGCATTACGCCGGCCAGGCACAGCTCTCGCATCTTGCGCAGATGACGGCGATCGTCGGGCTGCAGGTGGCGACGCCGATGATGGGCCTGGCGCTGGTCGTGGCGACCTTGCGTGGACTGTTCGGAGGCCGCGCGGCCTTGCAGGCCGGAGCGGACATGCACGTGGCGGCCGATGTGGTCATGCCTTCGGCCGGCAATGGGCGCAGGCCAGCAACGGCGCGCGTCGATGTCGGTAACTACTGGGCCGATGTCGTCCGCCCGACTGTGCGCGTCATGCTGCCGCTGTGTCTACTGTGGTCGCTGCTGCTGACGGCGCAGGGCGTGCCCTCGACGCTGGCCGGTGGGCCCGAGGCGACACCGCTCGACACGAGTGCGGAAGTGACCGGCCAGAAGATTCCGCTCGGCCCGGTCGCGGCGATGGTCGCGGCCAAACAACTGGGCAGCAATGGCGGCGGCTGGTACGGGCCCAACAGCGCTGCGCCGCTGGAGAATCCGACGCCGCTGTCCAACCTGCTGGAGCTGCTGGCGATCGTGTTGCTGCCGATGTCGGTCGTGGCGATGGTCGGCACGTTCACCGGCCGGCGCCGATTTGCCGCGCTGGTGTTCGGGTGCATGTTGACGATGTCGCTGTTGTCGGGGGCCGCGGCGCTCTGGGCTGAGCGCCACGGGCCGGCCCCGGTCGCGGCGGCGTTGATGGAAGGCAAGGAGGTGCGTTTCGGCGTCGACGCTTCGACGGCCTGGGCGGCGTTGACCACGCAGGTCAACAACGGTTCGGTGAACCTGATGCTCGACTCGGCGGCGCCGCTGACCGGGTTGGTGGCGATGGGCAACATGCTGGTCAATGCGATCTGGGGCGGCATCGGCTGCGGTCTGCAGCAGTTCCTGGTCTACCTGCTGCTGGCGGTGTTCGTGGCCGGGCTGATGACCGGGCGCACGCCGGAGCTGTTCGGCCGCAAGATCGAGGCGCCGGAGGTGCGTCTGCTGGCGGTGCTCGTCTTGCTGCAGCCGGTGGTGCTGCTGGGCCTGACTGCGGCGACCCTGGCGATGCCGTCGCTGGCGGGCACCTCCAATCCAGGCGCGCACGCGATCGGCCAGGTGTTCTACGAGTACGCATCGGCGTTCGCCAACAACGGCTCGGGCTTCGAAGGCCTGGCCGATGCGTCGATGTGGTGGAACCTGACCACGACCGTGGCGCTCGCGCTCGGTCGCTATCCGGCACTGGTGCTCCCGCTGATCATCGCGGCGCTGCTTGCGGCCAAGCGCGCGGCGCCCGAGAGCGCCGGCACCTTGCGGATCGAGACACCGACCTTCGCGATGACGCTGCTGGCGATCGTCGCGGTGCTCACGCTTCTCCAGTTCATGCCGGTGCTGGTGCTCGGCCCTGTGGCCGAGCATCTGGCCCTGGCCTCGGCCCACGTGGGGACTTGA
- a CDS encoding potassium-transporting ATPase subunit B, with product MTSLSQDAAPVRGTNPTLFDAGILRAAVRDAFVKLAPQHALRNPVMAVVWLATLLTAALTVTGRASSPVLGWTVTGLLAITVLFANFAEAMAEARGRGQAASLRRARQDLVARRVASTQTTNAPERVAASALRPGDLVIVSEGELVPADGEIVLGLATINEAAVTGESAPVLREAGTDRSGVIGGTKVLSDEIVVRVTVEAGHSFLDRMIALVEGANRQKTPNEVALGLLLATMTLTFLVVVVTLPAIAGFVGARLDPLLLIALLVCLIPTTIGGLLPAIGIAGMNRALSANVLAKSGKAVEVAGDIDVLLLDKTGTITHGDRQATALHPLAGIDPDALREAALLASLADPTPEGKSIVRLARRPGASLEAPAQAHFVAFTAQTRMSGVDLGGGDSPRHIRKGAMDAVVAHVAALGGTVSTELRARVEQVARSGATPLVVAEGPHVLGVIELSDVVKTGIREKFAQLRGMGIRTVMITGDNPLTAAAIAAEAGVDDYIAEARPEDKLARIRAEQAQGRLVAMVGDGTNDAPALAQADVGLAMHAGTQAAKEAGNMVDLDSDPAKLLRVVEVGKQQLITRGALTTFSLANDVSKYFAILPALFAASVPALGALDVMRLSSPRNAVIAALLFNAAIIPLLIPLALRGVRFRASGATALLRRNMLVYGLGGVLLPFAAIKLIDLALAASVGL from the coding sequence ATGACCTCTCTTTCCCAAGATGCCGCGCCCGTGCGCGGGACCAATCCCACCCTGTTCGATGCCGGCATCCTGCGCGCCGCGGTTCGCGATGCGTTCGTCAAACTCGCGCCGCAGCACGCGTTGCGCAATCCGGTGATGGCCGTCGTCTGGCTGGCCACACTGCTGACCGCCGCGCTGACCGTGACGGGCCGGGCCTCGTCGCCCGTGCTGGGTTGGACGGTGACCGGGTTGCTGGCGATCACCGTGCTGTTCGCCAACTTCGCCGAGGCGATGGCCGAGGCGCGCGGCCGCGGACAGGCCGCCTCGTTGCGGCGCGCGCGCCAGGATCTGGTCGCACGTCGGGTCGCCTCGACGCAGACCACCAACGCGCCCGAACGCGTGGCCGCATCCGCGCTTCGGCCCGGCGATCTGGTGATCGTGTCGGAAGGCGAGTTGGTGCCGGCCGACGGTGAGATCGTGCTCGGGCTGGCCACGATCAACGAGGCGGCGGTCACCGGCGAATCGGCGCCGGTGCTGCGCGAAGCGGGGACCGATCGCAGTGGCGTGATCGGCGGCACCAAGGTGTTGTCCGACGAGATCGTCGTGCGCGTCACGGTCGAAGCCGGGCACAGCTTCCTCGATCGCATGATCGCGCTGGTCGAGGGGGCGAATCGGCAGAAGACACCCAATGAGGTCGCGCTCGGCCTGCTGCTGGCGACCATGACGCTGACGTTCCTGGTCGTGGTGGTCACGCTGCCGGCGATCGCGGGCTTCGTCGGTGCGCGGCTCGATCCCTTGCTGCTGATCGCACTGTTGGTGTGCCTGATCCCGACCACGATCGGCGGGCTGCTGCCGGCGATTGGCATCGCCGGCATGAATCGCGCGCTGTCGGCGAATGTGCTGGCGAAGTCGGGCAAGGCAGTCGAGGTGGCCGGCGACATCGACGTGCTGCTGCTCGACAAGACCGGCACGATCACCCACGGCGATCGCCAGGCGACTGCGCTGCATCCGTTGGCGGGGATCGACCCCGACGCGCTGCGCGAAGCCGCACTGCTCGCTTCGCTCGCCGATCCCACGCCCGAAGGCAAGTCCATCGTGCGCCTGGCGCGGCGACCCGGCGCCTCGCTCGAGGCCCCCGCTCAGGCGCACTTCGTCGCGTTCACTGCACAGACGCGCATGAGCGGTGTGGACCTGGGCGGCGGCGATTCACCCCGGCACATCCGCAAGGGTGCGATGGATGCGGTCGTCGCCCATGTCGCGGCGCTGGGCGGCACGGTGTCGACGGAACTGCGTGCGCGCGTCGAGCAGGTCGCACGCAGCGGTGCCACGCCGCTGGTCGTCGCCGAAGGTCCGCACGTGCTCGGCGTGATCGAGCTGTCGGACGTGGTCAAGACCGGCATCCGAGAGAAATTCGCGCAGCTGCGCGGCATGGGCATCCGCACGGTAATGATCACCGGCGACAACCCGTTGACCGCGGCCGCGATCGCCGCCGAGGCTGGGGTCGACGACTACATCGCCGAGGCGCGTCCGGAGGACAAGCTCGCGCGCATCCGGGCCGAACAGGCGCAGGGCCGGCTGGTGGCGATGGTCGGCGACGGCACCAACGATGCGCCCGCGCTGGCGCAGGCCGACGTGGGCCTGGCGATGCACGCCGGCACTCAGGCGGCCAAGGAGGCGGGCAACATGGTCGATCTGGATTCCGACCCGGCCAAGCTGCTGCGGGTGGTCGAGGTTGGCAAGCAGCAGTTGATCACCCGGGGCGCGCTGACGACGTTCTCGCTGGCCAACGACGTGTCCAAGTACTTCGCGATCCTGCCGGCGCTGTTCGCTGCGTCGGTGCCGGCCCTGGGGGCGCTGGACGTGATGCGGCTGTCGAGCCCGCGCAATGCGGTGATCGCGGCATTGCTGTTCAACGCCGCGATCATCCCGCTGCTGATTCCGTTGGCGCTGCGCGGCGTGCGCTTCCGCGCCTCCGGGGCAACGGCACTGCTGCGCCGGAACATGCTCGTCTACGGCCTGGGCGGCGTATTGCTGCCGTTCGCCGCGATCAAGCTCATCGATCTGGCGCTGGCCGCCAGTGTCGGCCTGTAG
- a CDS encoding potassium-transporting ATPase subunit C: protein MTVFPSSHSAGLLRPALGLAVITLLVAGLGYALLATGLGRVLFPAQAQGSLLERDGRIVGSALVGQPFAGARWFVPRPSAAGYDPMAMAGSNLSRGNPALRAEIAAARQAIAAREGVAAVDVPDELITRSGSGIDPHIGPAAARVQVARVAAARGLDPARVQALVDAHTQGPTFGLFGAARVNVLSLNLALDAQSQADGAQ from the coding sequence ATGACCGTTTTCCCGTCTTCGCATTCGGCCGGCCTGTTGCGGCCGGCTCTGGGCCTGGCCGTGATCACACTGCTGGTTGCCGGCCTGGGTTATGCGCTGCTCGCCACGGGGCTGGGACGCGTGCTGTTCCCGGCACAGGCCCAGGGCAGTCTGCTCGAGCGCGACGGCCGGATCGTCGGCTCGGCGCTGGTCGGCCAGCCGTTCGCGGGCGCGCGCTGGTTCGTGCCGCGTCCTTCGGCAGCCGGCTACGACCCCATGGCGATGGCCGGCAGCAATCTGTCGCGTGGCAACCCGGCGTTGCGGGCCGAGATCGCGGCCGCGCGCCAGGCCATCGCTGCGCGTGAGGGCGTCGCCGCTGTGGACGTGCCGGACGAGCTGATCACCCGGTCCGGCAGCGGTATCGACCCGCACATCGGACCGGCAGCGGCACGCGTGCAGGTCGCGCGGGTCGCGGCGGCACGCGGCCTCGACCCGGCGCGGGTGCAGGCGCTGGTCGATGCCCACACCCAGGGCCCCACGTTCGGCCTGTTCGGTGCGGCGCGGGTGAACGTGCTCTCGCTCAACCTCGCGCTCGACGCGCAGTCGCAGGCCGACGGCGCACAATAA
- a CDS encoding histidine kinase, with amino-acid sequence MSADRDARADALLADAARAHGGGRLTVFLGAAPGVGKTWAMLARARELQAQGHAVLVGFIETHGRADTAALLEGMEVLPRRRLAYRGRWLEAFDIDAALARRPTLILVDELAHRNPPGSRHERRWQDVIELLDAGIDVHTTVNVQHLESLNDIVHAITGVRVTETVPDSVFDRLRDIRLVDLPPRDLIERLEAGKVYLPEQATRALQGFFTPSNLAALRELAMQVAADRVDADLRESQAAHGRAGPTLRRRVLVAIDGLGTSEYLVRAGRRIAERRDAPWTVTTVQSGAPPDAARQLELDRAFALARSLGAATEVVHGDEVAAALLDQAERIGASSIVLGRTRERPIARAFNRTLTQRLLQRGARFELVIVSTPDARARARWAGRGDRTMGGRGVAWAIGVTLGAVALGWATQRLLHLDDLSMLFMLAVVLVAARTRMSTAVVTAVLSFASYNFFFIEPRFTFQIAAHRSVITVTLFLIAALVAGRLASRLRQQVLALRAANAHATGLQTLGRELAAAADLGQVLAAGRDALAQGLGAQVWMQLDETMSASTLPDGLDPAAVDWVRRHGEPAGRDTDTLSALRWWLLPVRDGDTVHGVAALRFDAQAPRPGLEQRRLAQAMLDDIAQAASRVRLVGALERARVEGETERLRAALLSSVSHDLRSPLASMIGSASSLASYGEAMEGADRRALLETIVLEGERLDRYIQNLLDMTRLGQDGLSLNRDWIGVDELVGSAVARLRRYRPEVRVVLDLAPALPPLWVHPALLEQALFNVLENAAGFSPPGEAITVAARLLPGAAPDTAQDVLRIDVADRGPGIPDEERARIFDMFYSVERGDRGRKGTGLGLTICQGMVGAHGGAVSALRGPDGTGTLIRIELPLQRPPEPEPDHAGEA; translated from the coding sequence ATGTCCGCCGACCGTGACGCCCGTGCCGATGCGCTGCTGGCCGATGCCGCCCGCGCGCATGGTGGCGGTCGCCTGACGGTGTTCCTGGGCGCCGCGCCCGGCGTCGGCAAGACCTGGGCGATGCTGGCGCGTGCGCGTGAGCTGCAGGCGCAGGGCCATGCGGTGCTCGTGGGGTTCATCGAGACCCATGGTCGGGCCGATACCGCCGCGTTGCTTGAAGGCATGGAGGTGCTGCCGCGCCGGCGCCTCGCCTACAGGGGCCGCTGGCTTGAGGCCTTCGACATCGACGCCGCGCTCGCGCGTCGGCCGACGCTGATACTGGTCGACGAGCTCGCCCATCGCAATCCGCCGGGCAGCCGCCACGAGCGGCGCTGGCAGGACGTCATCGAGTTGCTCGATGCCGGGATCGACGTCCATACGACGGTCAATGTCCAGCACCTGGAAAGTCTCAACGACATCGTGCATGCGATCACTGGCGTGCGCGTGACCGAGACCGTCCCCGACAGCGTGTTCGACCGCCTGCGCGACATCCGCCTGGTCGACCTGCCGCCGCGCGACCTGATCGAGCGGTTGGAGGCGGGCAAGGTCTACCTGCCCGAGCAGGCGACGCGAGCGCTGCAGGGCTTCTTCACGCCCTCCAACCTCGCCGCGCTGCGCGAACTGGCAATGCAGGTCGCGGCCGACCGCGTCGATGCCGACCTGCGCGAATCGCAGGCGGCGCATGGACGTGCCGGGCCGACGTTGCGACGCCGGGTGCTGGTCGCGATCGACGGGCTGGGGACGTCCGAGTACCTGGTGCGCGCGGGTCGGCGCATCGCCGAGCGCCGCGACGCCCCCTGGACGGTGACCACCGTGCAGTCGGGGGCGCCGCCCGATGCCGCCAGGCAGCTCGAACTCGACCGTGCGTTCGCACTCGCCCGCAGTCTCGGCGCTGCGACCGAGGTCGTGCACGGCGACGAGGTCGCCGCTGCATTGCTCGACCAGGCCGAGCGTATCGGCGCGTCCTCGATCGTGCTCGGCCGCACGCGCGAGCGCCCCATCGCGCGTGCATTTAACCGCACGCTCACCCAGCGCCTGCTGCAGCGGGGCGCACGCTTTGAGCTGGTGATCGTCAGCACGCCCGACGCACGTGCGCGGGCACGTTGGGCGGGGCGCGGCGATCGCACGATGGGCGGCCGGGGCGTTGCCTGGGCGATCGGGGTCACGCTCGGTGCGGTCGCGCTGGGTTGGGCGACACAACGCTTGCTGCATCTGGACGATCTGTCGATGCTGTTCATGCTCGCGGTCGTGCTGGTGGCCGCGCGCACGCGCATGTCCACGGCGGTGGTCACCGCTGTGTTGAGCTTTGCCAGCTACAACTTCTTCTTCATCGAGCCGCGCTTCACCTTCCAGATCGCGGCCCATCGCAGCGTGATCACGGTGACGTTGTTCCTGATCGCGGCGTTGGTCGCCGGGCGGTTGGCTTCGCGGCTGCGGCAGCAGGTGCTGGCGTTGCGCGCGGCCAATGCGCATGCAACCGGCCTGCAGACGCTCGGGCGCGAGCTCGCCGCCGCGGCCGACCTCGGTCAGGTGCTGGCGGCCGGCCGCGACGCGTTGGCGCAGGGCCTGGGTGCGCAGGTCTGGATGCAACTCGACGAGACCATGAGCGCGTCGACGTTGCCCGACGGACTCGACCCGGCTGCAGTGGACTGGGTGCGTCGCCACGGCGAACCGGCGGGGCGCGATACCGACACGCTATCGGCGTTGCGCTGGTGGCTGCTGCCGGTCCGCGACGGCGACACCGTCCACGGCGTCGCCGCGTTGCGCTTCGATGCGCAGGCCCCGCGCCCCGGACTGGAGCAGCGCCGGCTCGCGCAGGCGATGCTCGACGATATCGCACAGGCGGCGTCGCGCGTGCGCCTGGTCGGCGCGCTCGAGCGGGCTCGGGTCGAAGGCGAGACCGAACGCCTGCGCGCGGCGTTGCTGTCTTCGGTGTCGCACGACCTGCGCTCGCCGCTGGCCTCGATGATCGGCTCGGCCAGCAGCCTGGCCAGCTACGGCGAGGCGATGGAGGGGGCGGACCGGCGCGCGCTGCTGGAGACCATCGTGCTCGAGGGCGAGCGCCTGGACCGCTACATCCAGAATCTGCTCGACATGACCCGGCTGGGCCAGGATGGGCTGTCGCTCAACCGCGACTGGATCGGCGTCGACGAACTCGTCGGCTCGGCGGTCGCGCGGCTGCGCCGCTATCGGCCCGAGGTCCGCGTCGTGCTCGACCTCGCGCCCGCCTTGCCGCCGCTGTGGGTGCATCCGGCCCTGCTCGAGCAGGCGCTGTTCAACGTGCTCGAGAACGCGGCCGGGTTCTCGCCGCCGGGCGAGGCGATCACAGTGGCCGCGCGCCTGCTGCCGGGCGCGGCCCCAGACACTGCGCAGGACGTGCTGCGCATCGATGTCGCAGACCGTGGCCCCGGGATCCCCGACGAGGAGCGTGCGCGCATCTTCGACATGTTCTACAGCGTCGAACGCGGCGATCGTGGCCGCAAAGGTACCGGCCTCGGACTGACGATCTGCCAGGGTATGGTCGGTGCGCACGGCGGTGCGGTCTCGGCGTTGCGCGGGCCCGACGGCACCGGCACGCTGATCCGGATCGAGCTGCCTCTGCAGCGCCCGCCAGAACCGGAGCCCGACCATGCCGGCGAAGCCTGA